Genomic DNA from Pseudomonas fitomaticsae:
AGCGCCTTCAGTTCGCTGTCGATGGACCCCGCTCTGGTGCTGTTCTGCCCCAACTACAGCTCCGATTCTTACCCTGTCCTGATCAAGAACAAGCGCTTTGCCATTCACGTCCTGTCCTGCGGCCAGCAGAGCGAAGCCTACGCGTTCGCCCGCAAAGGCAAGGACAAGGCCCAGGGCATTGAGTGGACGCTGAGCGAACTGGGCAACCCGATCCTGGCCAACGCGACAGCTATCATCGAATGTGAGCTGTGGCGTGAATACGAAGGCGGCGACCACGCGATCATGGTCGGCGCGGTGAAAAACCTCATCGTGCCCCAACAGGACGCCGGCCCGCTGGTGTATTGCCACGGCAAGATGGGCGCCCTGCCCGCCTTCGCCTGATCCGCACAATTGCACTTGAACAGGCCTGCATGCGACCGGCCGACAACAAAAGATTTGAGGTAGCGAAATGAAATTTTCCCTGTTCGTACACATGGAACGCTGGGACGAAAGCGTCAGCCACCGTCAACTGTTCGAAGACCTGACCGAACTGACGTTGATGGCCGAGGCCGGTGGTTTCAGCACCGTGTGGATCGGCGAACACCACGCGATGGAATACACCATCTCGCCGAGCCCAATGCCGCTGCTGGCCTACCTCGCGGCCAGGACCACCACCATCCACCTGGGCGCCGGCACCATCATCGCGCCGTTCTGGCATCCACTGCGGGTCGCCGGTGAATGCGCCCTGCTCGACGTGATCAGCAACGGCCGGATGGAAGTCGGCCTCGCACGCGGTGCCTATCAGGTGGAATTCGATCGCATGGCCGGCGGCATGCCTGCTTCCAGCGGCGGCCAGGCGCTGCGGGAAATGGTCCCGGTGGTCCGCGCCCTGTGGCAAGGCGACTACGCCCACAACGGCGAGATCTGGAAATTCCCCACCTCCACCAGCGTGCCGAAACCGATCCAGAAGCCGAACCCGCCGATGTGGATCGCCGCCCGCGACCCGGACTCACACAACTTCGCGGTGGCCAACGGCTGCAACGTGATGGTCACGCCGTTGATGAAGGGCGACGAAGAAGTCCTCGATCTGAAGAACAAGTTCCAGACGGCGCTGGACAACAACCCGGACGTGCCGCGTCCGCAATTGATGGTGCTGCGTCATACCCACGTGCATTCGGTGGATGACCCGGAAGGGTGGAAAGTTGGCGCCAAGGCGATTTCACGTTTCTACCGCACCTTCGATGCCTGGTTCGGCAATAAGGAAACCCCAGTCAACGGCTTCCTCGCCCCGAGCCCAGAAGAGAAATTTGCCGGACGTCCGGAATTTGAACTGGAGAGCCTGCACAAGACGGCGATGATCGGCACGCCGGAAGAGATCATTCCGCGGATCAAGTACTACCAGGAACTGGGGGTGGATGAGTTCAGTTTCTGGTGTGACAACAGCTTGCCGCATGCGGAAAAGAAGAAGTCGCTGGAGTTGTTTATCAAGCATGTGGTGCCGGCGTTTCGTTAAATACGCCAAGGGCCCCTGAATGCAGAGCGCCCCGAACAGAACGTCGGGGCGCTTTTTTTCGTCTGACGCAGGTGTCAGTACGCAGTCGAAGTTGTGGCGATATCTTCCGGCGCCAAATGGCGACCATCGGCCGATAGCAGCTCTAGCTTCCTGATCGGCTTTCGCTTCTGCGCATCCACCATCACCGAACCCGATTCGCCAGGCTCGAACATGAACTCCCCACCCCACTGCGACAGCGCAACGATCACGGTTTGCAACGCCCGGCCCTTTTCAGTCAGCACGTACTCCTTGTAAGCGCTGCCATCGGAGGCCGGCACCAGGCGCAGGATGTCGCGCTCCACCAGCCCTTTGAGCCGGGTGCTCAACATGTTCTTGGCGATCTCCAGACTCTTCTCGAAATCGCTGAAACGACTAATGCCTTCCAGCGCATCGCGGATGATCAGCAACGACCACCAGTCACCGATCAGGTCGAGTGTCCGGGCAATCGGGCAGGCATTGCCCGCAAGGCTTTTGCGCTTCATTTCGGGTGTCTCCGGCAAACGGCAGGTTCGATGCGGTTGCATCTTACAACTCATGTCACCGAACCGTTAACGCGTACGCCACGAAACTTAGCACCTGCGTACAAGTGGCCAATGCCCTTTGTCGCGATAGTGACCGTTGCCATCACGGCATCCACATAGGCCCACACCCAAGGAGTTTTCATGAGCACGTTCACGACCCAAGACGGCACCGAGATCTATTTCAAGGACTGGGGCAGCGGCAAGCCCGTGCTGTTCAGCCACGGTTGGCCGCTGGACGC
This window encodes:
- a CDS encoding winged helix-turn-helix transcriptional regulator, whose protein sequence is MKRKSLAGNACPIARTLDLIGDWWSLLIIRDALEGISRFSDFEKSLEIAKNMLSTRLKGLVERDILRLVPASDGSAYKEYVLTEKGRALQTVIVALSQWGGEFMFEPGESGSVMVDAQKRKPIRKLELLSADGRHLAPEDIATTSTAY
- a CDS encoding LLM class flavin-dependent oxidoreductase, with the protein product MKFSLFVHMERWDESVSHRQLFEDLTELTLMAEAGGFSTVWIGEHHAMEYTISPSPMPLLAYLAARTTTIHLGAGTIIAPFWHPLRVAGECALLDVISNGRMEVGLARGAYQVEFDRMAGGMPASSGGQALREMVPVVRALWQGDYAHNGEIWKFPTSTSVPKPIQKPNPPMWIAARDPDSHNFAVANGCNVMVTPLMKGDEEVLDLKNKFQTALDNNPDVPRPQLMVLRHTHVHSVDDPEGWKVGAKAISRFYRTFDAWFGNKETPVNGFLAPSPEEKFAGRPEFELESLHKTAMIGTPEEIIPRIKYYQELGVDEFSFWCDNSLPHAEKKKSLELFIKHVVPAFR
- a CDS encoding flavin reductase family protein; protein product: MIDAAVYKQVMGSFPSGVTVITTLDDDGQIVGLTASAFSSLSMDPALVLFCPNYSSDSYPVLIKNKRFAIHVLSCGQQSEAYAFARKGKDKAQGIEWTLSELGNPILANATAIIECELWREYEGGDHAIMVGAVKNLIVPQQDAGPLVYCHGKMGALPAFA